From a region of the Azospirillum formosense genome:
- a CDS encoding SH3 domain-containing protein, protein MRTRSTTASRALALRLILAAATMWFAPDGALAQSPVAIGAPLTGEVVLNRDIEVRIGPNADARIIQTLPRGKALNALGTPRGTSWTEVAIGGQPIGYVPSDSLDPALMVSRSITAAMGATAAGTSAGGPPPSSGKPPVFHRGAAVVPRSAWEIAAQVPAQGYVVAADAIKATEILDNKKRRSFTLRKGDVVSLIDSANGRVTLGMPGRTRAVATTDGLIGVVAPYPLPGMPPIEPGPLFAARLGEYVSHAEGLRAWQEFTYGPGTAYRDLPPMVWPVFRGARTTYQMGVGPFTRTQVDNVCGALAQRSMDCWVIELDTF, encoded by the coding sequence GTGCGCACGCGTTCCACCACCGCCTCCCGCGCCCTGGCGCTGCGGCTGATCCTGGCCGCGGCGACGATGTGGTTCGCCCCGGACGGTGCCCTGGCGCAGAGCCCCGTCGCCATCGGCGCGCCGCTGACCGGCGAGGTGGTGCTGAACCGCGACATCGAGGTGCGCATCGGCCCCAACGCCGACGCCCGCATCATCCAGACCCTGCCGCGCGGCAAGGCATTGAACGCGCTGGGCACGCCGCGCGGCACCAGCTGGACCGAGGTCGCCATCGGCGGCCAGCCCATCGGCTATGTGCCCTCCGACTCGCTGGACCCGGCGCTGATGGTGTCGCGCTCGATCACCGCCGCCATGGGCGCCACCGCCGCCGGGACCAGCGCCGGCGGCCCGCCGCCCTCGTCCGGCAAGCCGCCGGTGTTCCACCGGGGCGCCGCCGTGGTGCCGCGCAGCGCCTGGGAGATCGCCGCGCAGGTGCCGGCCCAGGGCTATGTCGTGGCGGCGGACGCCATCAAGGCGACGGAAATCCTCGACAACAAGAAGCGGCGCAGCTTCACCCTGCGCAAGGGCGACGTGGTCAGCCTGATCGATTCCGCGAACGGGCGGGTCACGCTGGGCATGCCCGGCCGGACGCGGGCGGTCGCCACGACGGACGGCCTGATCGGGGTGGTCGCCCCCTACCCGCTGCCCGGCATGCCGCCGATCGAGCCGGGGCCGCTGTTCGCCGCGCGGCTCGGCGAGTATGTCAGCCACGCCGAGGGGCTGCGGGCCTGGCAGGAGTTCACCTACGGCCCGGGGACGGCCTACCGCGACCTGCCGCCGATGGTCTGGCCGGTCTTCCGCGGCGCCCGCACCACCTACCAGATGGGCGTCGGTCCCTTCACCCGGACGCAGGTCGACAATGTCTGCGGCGCGCTGGCGCAGCGTTCCATGGACTGCTGGGTGATCGAGCTGGACACCTTCTGA
- a CDS encoding LysR substrate-binding domain-containing protein gives MPANLDTDLLRAFVAVADARSFTRAGDTLGRTQAAVSQQVRRLEEVVGTRVFQRDTKSVHLTREGELLLTYARRMLTLNDEVLTLMRRPATVASVRIGTPDDYATMLLPGVLARFAAAYPDVPVEVICDNSPDLVAEIDKGRYDLALVTRHPDSRSGELVRREPVAWVAPPRSTVVDATPIEREDPLPLALFPKGCVVRDLAVAALEDIGRGWRVAFISKSVVAVHGAVLGGLGVTAMEECTVPPSLRRLTAADGFPALPDIDIALHRAPGMAAKPVRLLAEAIHDLVGGGRGGDRAA, from the coding sequence ATGCCGGCCAACCTCGACACCGACCTCCTGCGCGCCTTCGTCGCCGTCGCCGACGCGCGCAGCTTCACCCGTGCCGGCGACACGCTGGGCCGCACCCAGGCCGCCGTCAGCCAGCAGGTCCGCCGGCTGGAGGAGGTGGTGGGCACCCGCGTCTTCCAGCGCGACACCAAAAGCGTTCACCTGACGCGGGAGGGTGAGCTTCTGCTGACCTACGCCCGGCGGATGCTGACCCTGAACGACGAGGTGCTGACGCTGATGCGCCGGCCCGCCACGGTGGCCAGCGTGCGCATCGGCACGCCGGACGACTACGCCACCATGCTGCTGCCCGGCGTGCTGGCCCGCTTCGCCGCCGCCTACCCCGACGTGCCGGTGGAGGTGATCTGCGACAACAGCCCCGATCTGGTGGCGGAGATCGACAAGGGCCGCTACGACCTTGCCCTGGTCACCCGCCACCCCGACAGCCGCAGCGGCGAACTGGTCCGACGGGAGCCGGTGGCCTGGGTCGCCCCGCCGCGTTCCACCGTCGTCGATGCCACTCCCATCGAGCGCGAGGACCCGCTGCCGCTGGCCCTGTTCCCCAAGGGCTGCGTGGTGCGCGACCTCGCCGTGGCGGCGCTGGAGGACATCGGGCGCGGCTGGCGCGTCGCCTTCATCAGCAAGAGCGTGGTGGCGGTCCATGGCGCCGTTCTGGGCGGGCTGGGCGTCACCGCCATGGAGGAATGCACCGTCCCGCCCAGCCTGCGCCGGCTGACCGCGGCGGACGGCTTTCCCGCCCTGCCGGACATCGACATCGCGCTGCACCGCGCCCCCGGCATGGCCGCCAAGCCGGTCCGCCTGCTGGCCGAGGCGATCCACGATCTGGTGGGCGGGGGCCGGGGCGGAGATCGCGCGGCCTGA
- the lepA gene encoding translation elongation factor 4 — translation MTDLSHIRNFSIIAHIDHGKSTLADRLIQQCGGLDSREMREQVLDSMDIERERGITIKAQTVRLLYKAKDGQQYTLNLMDTPGHVDFAYEVSRSLAACEGSILVVDASQGVEAQTLANVYQAIDNNHEIIPVLNKIDLPAAEPDRVKQQIEDVIGLDATDAVEISAKTGLNIDAVLEAVVQRLPAPQGNADGELKALLVDSWYDPYLGVVILVRVVDGRLKVGQKVRFMSTGSAHEVDRVGVFTPKALLTGELGPGEMGFITAAIKDITLTKVGDTITEDRRPAAEPLAGFKPSIPVVWCGLFPVDAADFERLRDSLGKLKLNDASFHYEAETSAALGFGFRCGFLGLLHLEIIQERLEREFNLDLITTAPSVVYKLYMTDGTVMDLHNPADMPDVMKIDRIDEPWIKATIMLPDEYLGGILQLCTERRGQQIELTYAGARAMLVYRLPLNEVVFDFYDRLKSISRGYASFDYQMDSYEEGDLVKMSILVNAEPVDALSMIVHRSQSERRGRQLCERLKELIPRQLFKIAVQAAIGGKIIARESIGALRKDVTAKCYGGDISRKRKLLDKQKEGKKRMRQFGQVEIPQSAFIAALKMGDE, via the coding sequence ATGACTGACCTTTCGCACATCCGCAATTTCTCGATCATCGCGCACATCGACCACGGCAAGTCGACCCTTGCCGACCGTCTGATCCAGCAGTGCGGCGGCCTCGATTCGCGCGAGATGCGCGAACAGGTGCTCGACAGCATGGACATCGAGCGCGAGCGCGGCATCACCATCAAGGCGCAGACCGTCCGCCTGCTCTACAAGGCCAAGGACGGGCAGCAGTACACGCTGAACCTGATGGACACGCCGGGCCACGTCGACTTCGCCTACGAGGTCAGCCGCAGCCTCGCCGCTTGCGAGGGCTCGATCCTGGTGGTGGACGCCTCGCAGGGTGTGGAGGCGCAGACGCTCGCCAACGTCTATCAGGCGATCGACAACAACCACGAGATCATTCCGGTCCTCAACAAGATCGACCTGCCCGCAGCGGAGCCCGACCGCGTGAAGCAGCAGATCGAGGACGTGATCGGCCTGGACGCCACCGACGCCGTGGAGATTTCGGCCAAGACCGGCCTGAACATCGACGCCGTGCTGGAAGCCGTGGTGCAGCGCCTTCCGGCGCCCCAGGGCAACGCCGACGGCGAGCTGAAGGCCCTGCTGGTCGATTCCTGGTACGACCCCTATCTCGGCGTGGTCATCCTGGTGCGCGTGGTGGACGGGCGGCTGAAGGTCGGCCAGAAGGTCCGCTTCATGTCCACCGGCAGCGCCCACGAGGTCGACCGCGTCGGCGTCTTCACCCCGAAGGCGCTGCTGACCGGCGAGTTGGGGCCGGGCGAGATGGGCTTCATCACCGCCGCCATCAAGGACATCACGTTGACCAAGGTCGGCGACACCATCACCGAGGACCGCCGCCCGGCGGCCGAGCCTCTGGCCGGCTTCAAGCCGTCCATCCCCGTGGTGTGGTGCGGCCTGTTCCCGGTGGACGCCGCCGACTTCGAACGGCTGCGCGATTCCCTGGGCAAGCTGAAGCTGAACGACGCCAGCTTCCATTACGAGGCCGAGACGTCGGCGGCGCTGGGCTTCGGCTTCCGCTGCGGCTTCCTCGGCCTGCTGCATCTGGAGATCATCCAGGAGCGGCTGGAGCGCGAGTTCAACCTGGACCTGATCACCACGGCGCCGTCGGTGGTCTACAAGCTCTACATGACCGACGGCACGGTGATGGATCTGCACAACCCGGCGGACATGCCGGACGTGATGAAGATCGACCGCATCGACGAGCCGTGGATCAAGGCCACCATCATGCTGCCCGACGAGTATCTGGGCGGCATCCTCCAGCTCTGCACCGAGCGGCGCGGCCAGCAGATCGAGCTGACCTACGCCGGCGCCCGCGCCATGCTGGTCTACCGCCTGCCGCTGAACGAGGTGGTCTTCGACTTCTACGACCGGCTGAAGTCGATCAGCCGCGGCTACGCCAGCTTCGACTACCAGATGGACAGCTACGAGGAAGGCGACCTCGTGAAGATGTCGATCCTGGTGAACGCCGAGCCGGTGGACGCCCTGTCGATGATCGTCCACCGCTCCCAGTCGGAGCGGCGCGGCCGCCAGCTCTGCGAGCGGCTGAAGGAGCTGATCCCGCGCCAGCTCTTCAAGATCGCCGTGCAGGCGGCCATCGGCGGCAAGATCATCGCCCGCGAGAGCATCGGCGCGCTGCGCAAGGACGTGACGGCCAAGTGCTACGGCGGCGACATCAGCCGCAAGCGCAAGCTGCTGGACAAGCAGAAGGAAGGCAAGAAGCGCATGCGCCAGTTCGGCCAAGTCGAAATCCCGCAGAGCGCCTTCATCGCCGCCCTCAAGATGGGCGACGAGTAA
- a CDS encoding FkbM family methyltransferase, translated as MKCAVIIPVGPGHDGLSEEAAASVETAFRADQGPFSDVMILRIPDPDGAIGRSRCRNVGVEHAIQHGAEWVFFLDADDLMDRDGFAAVRSHVADVDAVFGMIAEQWYGSDVVTLREKQVGATTLLSDILLNDPYLTLQMGHFVRARVARSIPFDESMDTGEDFKYYLELWRTHRCCKIGQPLFINRRGAHSTGPRSADGGGWRQAVTRVFGTFFRNHPIVINFVVSGVKVGFAIANPFDMIHRHYLRRVFFEQEELDCLRGLVPAGSSILEIGANVGNHVVYYGLFMAPRRIIAVEPNPAALHFLKKNVEINRLDPATVTVLECGVGDRTGSFEVSVADEANLGAARLVPAEDGRVAVHPIDDLVREGVDFIKIDVAGMEMDALSGARNTIALHRPILFIEVGSANRDAFFDWAGRNGYRIAKEFPCADASNCVAVPV; from the coding sequence ATGAAATGCGCGGTGATCATCCCGGTCGGGCCGGGGCACGACGGTTTGTCCGAAGAGGCGGCGGCCTCCGTCGAGACGGCGTTCCGCGCCGACCAGGGACCCTTTTCCGACGTGATGATCCTGCGCATCCCCGACCCGGACGGTGCGATCGGCCGCTCACGGTGCCGGAACGTCGGCGTCGAGCACGCCATCCAGCACGGTGCGGAGTGGGTCTTCTTCCTGGACGCCGACGATTTGATGGATCGCGACGGCTTCGCGGCGGTCCGCAGCCATGTGGCGGACGTCGACGCCGTGTTCGGGATGATCGCCGAGCAGTGGTACGGATCGGACGTGGTGACGTTGCGGGAAAAGCAGGTGGGGGCGACCACCCTTTTGTCCGACATCCTCCTGAACGATCCGTATCTGACGTTGCAGATGGGGCATTTCGTCCGCGCGCGCGTCGCGCGATCCATCCCGTTCGACGAGTCCATGGATACCGGCGAGGACTTCAAATACTACCTGGAACTCTGGCGGACGCACCGATGCTGCAAGATCGGGCAGCCGCTCTTCATCAACCGGCGCGGCGCCCACTCCACCGGCCCGCGCTCGGCCGATGGCGGCGGGTGGCGCCAAGCCGTGACGCGGGTGTTCGGCACGTTCTTCCGCAACCACCCGATCGTGATCAACTTCGTGGTGTCCGGCGTGAAGGTCGGCTTCGCCATCGCCAACCCGTTCGACATGATCCATCGCCATTACCTGCGCCGCGTGTTCTTCGAGCAGGAGGAACTGGACTGTCTGCGGGGTCTCGTGCCCGCCGGGTCGTCGATCCTTGAGATCGGCGCCAACGTGGGGAACCACGTCGTCTACTATGGCCTGTTCATGGCGCCGCGCCGCATCATCGCGGTCGAGCCCAACCCGGCGGCCCTGCATTTCCTGAAGAAGAACGTGGAGATCAACCGGCTCGACCCGGCGACGGTCACCGTCCTGGAGTGCGGCGTCGGGGACCGCACCGGTTCCTTCGAGGTGAGTGTCGCCGACGAGGCCAACCTGGGTGCGGCGCGCCTCGTCCCGGCGGAGGACGGGCGCGTCGCCGTCCACCCCATCGACGATCTCGTCCGGGAGGGCGTCGACTTCATCAAGATCGACGTCGCGGGCATGGAGATGGACGCGCTGTCCGGCGCCCGGAACACGATCGCCCTCCACAGGCCCATCCTGTTCATCGAGGTCGGGAGCGCCAACAGGGACGCCTTCTTCGACTGGGCCGGACGGAACGGTTACCGAATCGCCAAGGAATTCCCGTGCGCCGACGCCTCGAACTGCGTGGCCGTGCCGGTGTGA
- a CDS encoding nucleotide sugar dehydrogenase yields the protein MRIGVIGLGKLGLPCAVAMALKGHDVMGFDVRPDVMNKGRRSYTETGPDGCEPFDPYLEASSLRFGTLEEVVDHADLLFIAVQTPHDPLYEGITRLPDSRTDFHYEHLVAACRDVARVASRDTVVVIISTVLPGTIRRHVLPVLTPRIKLCYNPFFIAMGTTMRDFLQPEFVLFGRHDREAAALAEAFYRTITDAPFYATALENAELIKVAYNTFIGMKIAFANTMMEVCHKLPGTDVDAVTDCLALASRRLISPSYMKGGMGDGGGCHPRDNIAMSWLARELDLSFDTFDAVMRSREKQTEWLADLMCAHEPPKVILGWAFKSDCDMATGSPALLLRAILEERGVPVTLIDPHMDSTPLVEDSLPVATYLIGAKHSAFAGLRFPAGSVVLDPWRYIPTDQDGVRVIPVGVGPGIP from the coding sequence ATGAGGATCGGTGTGATCGGCCTGGGCAAGCTGGGCCTGCCCTGCGCGGTGGCGATGGCGCTGAAGGGCCATGACGTGATGGGATTCGACGTCCGTCCCGACGTGATGAACAAGGGGCGGCGCTCCTACACCGAAACCGGCCCGGACGGCTGCGAACCGTTCGACCCCTATCTCGAAGCGAGCAGCCTGCGGTTCGGAACGCTGGAGGAGGTCGTCGACCACGCCGACCTTCTTTTCATCGCGGTCCAGACCCCCCACGACCCCCTGTACGAGGGGATCACCCGCCTCCCCGACAGCCGGACCGATTTCCATTACGAGCATCTGGTGGCCGCCTGCCGCGACGTGGCGCGGGTGGCGTCGCGCGACACGGTGGTCGTCATCATCTCCACCGTCCTGCCGGGGACCATCCGCCGCCATGTCCTGCCCGTCCTGACGCCCCGCATCAAGCTCTGCTACAACCCGTTCTTCATCGCCATGGGCACGACCATGCGCGATTTTCTCCAACCGGAGTTCGTTCTCTTCGGTCGCCACGACCGGGAGGCCGCCGCGCTCGCCGAAGCGTTCTACCGCACCATCACGGACGCTCCGTTCTACGCCACCGCCCTCGAGAACGCCGAACTGATCAAGGTGGCCTACAACACCTTCATCGGCATGAAGATCGCCTTCGCCAACACGATGATGGAGGTGTGCCACAAGTTGCCGGGGACCGACGTGGACGCGGTGACGGACTGTCTGGCGTTGGCGTCCCGGCGGCTGATCAGCCCAAGCTACATGAAGGGCGGCATGGGCGACGGCGGCGGCTGCCACCCCCGCGACAACATCGCCATGTCCTGGCTGGCGCGCGAACTGGATCTCAGCTTCGACACCTTCGACGCCGTCATGAGGTCACGCGAGAAGCAGACCGAATGGCTTGCCGACCTGATGTGCGCCCACGAGCCGCCCAAGGTGATCCTGGGCTGGGCGTTCAAGTCCGATTGCGACATGGCCACGGGCAGCCCGGCCCTGCTGTTGCGCGCGATCCTGGAGGAGCGGGGCGTCCCGGTCACCCTGATCGACCCCCACATGGACTCCACCCCTCTCGTCGAGGACTCGTTGCCCGTCGCCACCTACCTGATCGGGGCGAAGCACAGCGCCTTTGCCGGTCTGCGCTTTCCGGCGGGCTCGGTGGTCCTCGATCCCTGGCGCTACATTCCGACCGATCAGGACGGCGTCCGCGTCATTCCGGTGGGGGTCGGGCCGGGCATCCCGTAA
- a CDS encoding glycosyltransferase produces MRILNYSLLCPTRGRPDGLQRLIESVAATAESAERVEVLAYVDSDDSALDDYKRMFEALAEVGVELRRFTALVGPPKSVSLSWNDLAAACTGDVLMMANDDQVYVQSGWDHRLDQEIAKFPDDVYCMWFEDGINGEKHCAFPIVSRRWYETLGYFTPGVFEFIANDTWIMDVAKRVERLHFISDVTVEHRHFSVGKSELDETYLRHRSGENRERIARDMLILDRTWPVRQRDADRLAAIIRSNGDRPVETGDAR; encoded by the coding sequence ATGCGGATTCTGAATTATTCCCTTCTTTGTCCCACCCGCGGGCGGCCGGATGGGCTGCAGCGGCTGATCGAAAGCGTCGCTGCGACCGCGGAGTCGGCGGAGCGGGTCGAAGTCCTGGCCTATGTCGACTCCGACGACTCCGCTTTGGACGACTACAAACGGATGTTCGAGGCGTTGGCCGAGGTCGGGGTCGAATTGCGCCGCTTCACGGCGCTGGTCGGCCCCCCGAAAAGCGTCTCCCTCTCCTGGAACGACCTCGCCGCCGCCTGCACCGGCGATGTCCTGATGATGGCCAACGACGATCAGGTCTACGTCCAGTCAGGATGGGACCATCGCCTGGACCAGGAAATCGCCAAGTTCCCCGATGACGTCTACTGCATGTGGTTCGAGGACGGCATCAATGGCGAGAAGCATTGCGCCTTTCCCATCGTCAGCCGCCGCTGGTATGAAACCCTCGGCTATTTCACTCCCGGCGTCTTCGAGTTCATCGCCAACGACACCTGGATCATGGACGTGGCGAAGCGGGTCGAGCGGCTGCATTTCATCAGCGACGTGACGGTGGAGCATCGTCATTTCTCGGTCGGGAAATCGGAACTCGACGAAACCTACCTGCGCCATCGCTCCGGGGAGAACCGCGAGAGGATCGCCCGCGACATGCTGATACTGGATCGCACATGGCCGGTGCGGCAGCGCGACGCCGACCGGCTCGCCGCCATCATCCGTTCCAACGGCGACCGTCCGGTCGAAACGGGAGACGCCCGATGA
- the glgA gene encoding glycogen synthase GlgA has translation MRVLYVTPECYPLVKTGGLADVSAALPPALNRAGAEVRLLLPGYPAVLNGLTDLQPVGEPLTDLPGGAPATLRIGRTPDGVLAYALDAPALYDRPGNPYLGPDGKDWPDNAERFAALSWCAAGFAAEDGLDPWWRPDVLHGHDWQTGLIPAYLELRPDRFAGPFRPGTVTTIHNIAYQGLFGAWMMSDLGLPSAAFRIDGVEYYGGVGFLKAGCFYSDRLTTVSPTYAHEIQTAEHGSGLEGLLATRAEALTGILNGVDYDIWDPATDPHIAARYGAADLGGKDLCKADLQATFGLDRRADAPLAAVVSRLTGHKGLDLVLEAASQWIAWGGQLAVLGSGEPALEAGFRHLATWYPKSVGVRIGYDEALSHRIQAGADLFLVPSRSEPCGLTQMYALKYGTLPLVRRTGGLADTIVDANPAAVNDGSATGFQFVNATAQELTWALRRAAALYRKPERWHVLQQHAMTRDFGWHGPAEEYMELYRAVAPVLVG, from the coding sequence ATGCGCGTCCTGTACGTCACGCCGGAATGCTACCCCCTGGTGAAGACCGGCGGGCTGGCCGATGTCTCCGCCGCCCTGCCCCCCGCCCTGAACCGCGCCGGAGCCGAGGTCCGCCTGCTGCTGCCCGGCTATCCGGCGGTGCTGAACGGGCTGACCGACCTGCAGCCGGTCGGCGAGCCCCTCACCGACCTGCCCGGCGGCGCCCCGGCGACGCTGCGCATCGGACGGACGCCGGACGGGGTGCTGGCCTATGCGCTGGACGCGCCGGCGCTCTACGATCGGCCCGGCAACCCCTATCTGGGTCCGGACGGCAAGGACTGGCCCGACAACGCGGAGCGCTTCGCCGCCCTGTCCTGGTGCGCGGCGGGCTTCGCGGCGGAGGACGGCCTCGACCCGTGGTGGCGCCCCGACGTGCTGCACGGGCACGACTGGCAGACCGGCCTGATCCCGGCCTATCTGGAACTGCGCCCCGACCGCTTCGCCGGGCCGTTCCGGCCGGGCACGGTGACGACGATCCACAACATCGCCTACCAGGGCCTGTTCGGCGCCTGGATGATGAGCGACCTCGGCCTGCCGTCCGCCGCCTTCCGGATCGACGGGGTGGAGTATTACGGCGGCGTCGGCTTCCTCAAGGCCGGCTGCTTCTACTCCGACCGCCTGACCACGGTCAGCCCGACCTACGCCCACGAGATCCAGACGGCGGAGCACGGGTCGGGCCTGGAAGGGCTGCTCGCCACGCGGGCCGAGGCGCTGACCGGCATCCTCAACGGCGTGGACTACGACATCTGGGACCCCGCCACCGACCCGCACATCGCCGCCCGCTACGGCGCCGCGGACCTCGGCGGCAAGGACCTGTGCAAGGCCGACCTCCAGGCGACCTTCGGGCTGGACCGCCGGGCGGACGCCCCGCTGGCTGCGGTGGTCAGCCGCCTGACCGGCCACAAGGGGCTGGATCTGGTTCTGGAGGCGGCGTCGCAATGGATCGCCTGGGGCGGCCAGCTCGCCGTTCTCGGCAGCGGCGAACCGGCGCTGGAGGCCGGCTTCCGCCACCTCGCCACCTGGTACCCGAAGTCGGTCGGCGTGCGCATCGGCTACGACGAGGCGCTGTCCCACCGCATCCAGGCCGGCGCCGACCTGTTCCTGGTGCCGTCGCGGTCGGAGCCCTGCGGCCTGACCCAGATGTACGCGCTGAAGTACGGCACTTTGCCGCTGGTCCGCCGCACCGGCGGCCTGGCCGACACCATCGTGGACGCCAACCCGGCGGCGGTGAACGACGGCAGCGCGACGGGCTTCCAGTTCGTCAACGCCACCGCCCAGGAGCTGACCTGGGCGCTGCGCCGCGCCGCCGCCCTCTACCGCAAGCCGGAGCGCTGGCACGTCCTGCAGCAGCACGCGATGACCCGCGACTTCGGCTGGCACGGCCCGGCGGAGGAGTACATGGAGCTTTACCGCGCGGTGGCGCCGGTTCTCGTAGGGTGA
- the glgC gene encoding glucose-1-phosphate adenylyltransferase, protein MLDKRDLRLAPRRAVALVLAGGRGSRLKQLTDRRAKPATYFGGKFRIIDFALSNCINSGFRRIGVLTQYKSHSLLRHLQRGWNFFRGEMNEFCDLLPAQQRISETAWYQGTADAVYQNLDILRDHEPEYILILAGDHIYKMDYGALLLDHIAKKADVTIPCIQVPRAQATGFGVMHVDETQRVIDFVEKPADPPPMPGNPDKSLASMGIYVFNAQFLYDQLERDFNDPASSRDFGKDIIPHLVTSGARVMAHDFADSAILNGHESEPYWRDVGTIDAYWEANLDLCHVTPQLNMYDREWPIFTYQEQLPPAKFVFDDENRRGMAVDSLVSGGCIISGSLVKNSLLFSEVRVNSFSELHQAVVLPDCDIGRHCRLTKVVIDRGVVIPEGLVVGEDPELDAKRFYRSEGGVCLITQDMIDRLPKD, encoded by the coding sequence ATGCTCGACAAACGGGATCTGCGGCTGGCGCCGCGCCGCGCCGTGGCCCTCGTCCTGGCCGGCGGCCGGGGCAGTCGGCTGAAGCAGCTGACCGACCGTCGCGCCAAGCCGGCCACCTATTTCGGCGGCAAGTTCCGGATCATCGACTTCGCCCTGTCGAACTGCATCAATTCGGGCTTCCGCCGCATCGGCGTGCTGACGCAGTACAAGTCGCACAGCCTGCTGCGCCACCTGCAGCGCGGCTGGAACTTCTTCCGCGGCGAGATGAACGAGTTCTGCGACCTGCTGCCGGCCCAGCAGCGCATCAGCGAGACCGCCTGGTACCAGGGCACCGCCGACGCGGTGTACCAGAACCTGGACATCCTGCGCGACCACGAGCCGGAATACATCCTGATCCTGGCCGGCGACCACATCTACAAGATGGATTACGGCGCGCTGCTGCTCGACCACATCGCCAAGAAGGCCGACGTGACGATCCCCTGCATCCAGGTGCCGCGCGCCCAGGCCACCGGCTTCGGCGTGATGCATGTGGACGAGACGCAGCGCGTCATCGACTTCGTCGAGAAGCCCGCCGACCCGCCGCCGATGCCGGGCAACCCGGACAAGTCGCTGGCCAGCATGGGCATCTACGTCTTCAACGCGCAGTTCCTCTACGACCAGCTGGAGCGCGACTTCAACGACCCCGCCTCGTCCCGCGACTTCGGCAAGGACATCATCCCCCATCTGGTGACCAGCGGGGCGCGGGTGATGGCCCACGACTTCGCCGATTCGGCCATTCTGAACGGCCACGAGTCCGAGCCCTACTGGCGCGACGTCGGCACCATCGACGCCTATTGGGAGGCCAACCTCGACCTCTGCCACGTCACGCCGCAGCTCAACATGTACGACCGCGAGTGGCCGATCTTCACCTACCAGGAGCAGCTTCCCCCGGCGAAGTTCGTCTTCGACGACGAGAACCGGCGCGGCATGGCGGTGGACAGCCTGGTGTCGGGCGGCTGCATCATCTCCGGTTCGCTGGTGAAGAACTCGTTGCTGTTCAGCGAGGTGCGCGTCAATTCCTTCAGCGAGCTGCACCAGGCGGTGGTCCTGCCGGACTGCGACATCGGCCGCCATTGCCGCCTGACCAAGGTGGTGATCGACCGCGGCGTGGTGATCCCCGAGGGGCTGGTCGTCGGCGAGGACCCGGAGCTGGACGCCAAGCGCTTCTACCGCAGCGAGGGCGGCGTCTGCCTGATCACCCAGGACATGATCGACCGCCTGCCCAAGGATTGA